Proteins encoded together in one Aliidongia dinghuensis window:
- a CDS encoding TerC family protein: MTDPQLWASLLSLTAMEIVLGIDNLLFVAILAGRLPPAERASARLIGLGLALIARLALLASIAWLMGLTATLFSVGDHPVSWHDLVLVAGGLFLIYKGTTEIHHRLEGEGSEASRTHARASFVGILLQIVLLDVVFSIDSVVTAVGMAGELWIMATAMVLAMLVMLGASGPVSGFINRHPTVRMLGLSFLLLIGTTLVADGAGFHVPKGYIYVAMGFSIAVESLNQLAARQRGSAGPSRARARD, encoded by the coding sequence GTGACCGACCCGCAGCTTTGGGCGAGCCTCCTCAGCCTGACGGCGATGGAGATCGTCCTTGGCATCGACAATCTGCTGTTCGTGGCGATCCTCGCCGGCCGGCTGCCGCCGGCCGAACGGGCATCGGCGCGCCTCATCGGCCTCGGCCTGGCGCTCATCGCCCGGCTGGCGCTGCTCGCGTCCATCGCCTGGCTCATGGGGCTGACGGCGACGCTGTTTAGCGTGGGCGACCATCCGGTGTCCTGGCACGACCTGGTGCTCGTCGCCGGCGGCCTGTTCCTCATCTACAAGGGCACGACCGAGATCCATCATCGGCTGGAGGGCGAGGGGAGCGAGGCGTCGCGGACCCATGCCCGAGCGAGCTTCGTCGGCATCCTCCTGCAGATCGTTCTGCTCGACGTCGTCTTTTCGATCGACAGCGTCGTGACCGCGGTCGGCATGGCCGGCGAGCTCTGGATCATGGCCACGGCCATGGTGCTCGCCATGCTCGTCATGCTGGGCGCGTCGGGGCCGGTATCGGGCTTCATCAATCGCCATCCGACCGTGAGGATGCTGGGGCTGAGCTTCCTTCTGCTGATCGGCACGACGCTCGTCGCCGATGGTGCGGGCTTCCATGTGCCCAAGGGGTATATCTATGTGGCCATGGGCTTCTCGATCGCCGTCGAGAGCCTGAACCAGCTCGCCGCGCGCCAGCGGGGCTCAGCGGGGCCCTCGCGTGCACGCGCGCGCGATTAA
- a CDS encoding TerB family tellurite resistance protein, giving the protein MSTHRDRSPSDLSRAHQDYREEELLDALVTAAALVARADGWVEPAERRQFLDFLKQHGLLAAFAEAEVMDIFEGRLRQLGEPMGVAAAVASLEALAGRAPARLVRELAELIAVSDDHLHHRELQILRLIRVALGPRAAHVAGLDA; this is encoded by the coding sequence ATGTCGACGCATCGTGACCGCAGCCCGTCGGACCTGAGCCGGGCGCATCAGGATTATCGCGAGGAAGAGCTGCTGGACGCGCTTGTCACCGCTGCGGCGCTGGTTGCCCGCGCTGACGGCTGGGTCGAGCCGGCCGAGCGTCGCCAATTCCTCGATTTCCTGAAGCAGCACGGGCTGCTCGCTGCCTTCGCCGAGGCCGAGGTCATGGACATCTTCGAGGGCCGGCTGCGCCAGCTCGGCGAGCCGATGGGCGTCGCGGCCGCGGTCGCCAGCCTCGAAGCCTTGGCCGGCCGGGCGCCGGCGCGGCTCGTGCGCGAGCTCGCTGAGCTGATCGCGGTGTCGGACGATCACCTGCACCACCGGGAGCTGCAGATCCTGCGGCTCATCCGCGTGGCGCTCGGCCCGCGGGCGGCGCATGTGGCGGGACTCGACGCGTGA
- the dnaN gene encoding DNA polymerase III subunit beta — translation MKITIERAALLRALGHVQSVVERRNTIPILSNVLLRAESGRLSLSATDMDLEVVEVVPAQVAREGKTTAPAHTLYDIVRKLKDGAQVELDASGDRGALTLRSGRSTFTLACLPAEDYPVMSGGPLAHEFLLAANDLKGLIDRTRFAISTEETRYYLNGIYLHAAQSAEVDVLRAVATDGHRLARVDVPLPEGAKGMPGVIVPRKTVQELRKLLDETDQAVRIELSETKIRFDFGDGVLTSKLIDGTFPDYDRVIPAGNDKILDVATKLFAEAVDRVSTISTEKSRAVKLALDQGSLVLSATSPENGTASEEIEVGYQHSPIEIGFNSRYLLDIAQQIEGEDAQFVMADAASPTILRDARDHSALYVLMPMRV, via the coding sequence ATGAAGATCACGATTGAACGCGCGGCGCTGCTGCGCGCCCTCGGCCACGTCCAGAGCGTCGTCGAGCGCCGGAATACCATTCCCATCCTGTCGAACGTGCTGCTGCGCGCGGAAAGCGGGCGCCTCAGTCTCTCGGCGACCGACATGGACCTCGAGGTGGTCGAGGTCGTGCCGGCCCAGGTCGCGCGCGAGGGCAAGACTACGGCCCCGGCGCACACGCTCTACGACATCGTGCGCAAGCTCAAGGACGGTGCCCAGGTCGAGCTCGACGCGAGCGGCGACCGCGGCGCCTTGACGCTCCGCTCCGGGCGCTCGACCTTCACGCTCGCCTGCCTGCCGGCGGAAGACTACCCGGTCATGTCCGGTGGCCCGCTCGCGCATGAGTTCCTGCTCGCGGCGAACGATCTTAAGGGCCTGATCGACCGGACGCGTTTCGCGATCTCGACCGAGGAAACGCGCTACTACCTGAACGGCATCTACCTGCACGCGGCGCAGAGTGCCGAGGTCGACGTGCTGCGCGCGGTCGCGACCGACGGCCATCGCCTGGCGCGCGTCGACGTGCCGTTGCCCGAGGGGGCGAAGGGCATGCCGGGCGTGATCGTGCCGCGCAAGACGGTGCAGGAGTTGCGCAAGCTCCTGGACGAGACCGACCAGGCGGTGCGCATCGAACTCTCCGAGACCAAGATCCGCTTCGATTTCGGCGACGGTGTTTTGACCTCGAAGCTGATCGACGGCACGTTCCCGGACTATGACCGGGTCATCCCGGCCGGCAACGACAAGATCCTCGACGTCGCGACCAAGCTGTTCGCCGAGGCGGTCGACCGCGTCTCGACCATCTCGACCGAGAAGAGCCGGGCGGTGAAGCTGGCGCTCGACCAGGGCAGCCTCGTGCTGTCGGCGACCAGCCCCGAGAACGGCACGGCGTCGGAAGAGATCGAGGTCGGCTATCAGCACTCGCCGATCGAGATCGGTTTCAACTCGCGCTATCTTCTGGACATCGCCCAGCAGATCGAGGGCGAGGATGCGCAGTTCGTGATGGCGGACGCGGCGTCGCCCACCATCCTGCGCGATGCGCGCGACCATTCGGCGCTCTACGTGCTGATGCCGATGCGCGTCTGA
- the argC gene encoding N-acetyl-gamma-glutamyl-phosphate reductase — MTTRPTVFIDGEAGTTGLEIHRRLAGRTDIEIVSLPADSRKDPAARRRVLNEVDLAILCLPDDASREAAAMAEGGPTRLLDASTAFRTHPDWVYGFAELAPGHAERIAAAKRVSNPGCYPTGGIALLRPLVEAQVLGDDYPVSVHATSGYSGGGKKLIESYESNPPGEDASALRYYGLNLEHKHVPELQVHSRLAHRPIFLPSVGAWRQGMLVAIPLHLRALAKPVAGPDLHRILDDYYRGQRLVRVLPYVETSKGSLGHLDIEVLNGTDMLELFVFAHPGHGQATLVARLDNLGKGASGAAVQNMDLMLGLARA; from the coding sequence ATGACCACACGACCGACGGTATTCATCGATGGCGAAGCGGGCACGACGGGACTCGAGATCCATCGACGCCTGGCCGGCCGCACCGATATCGAGATCGTCAGCCTGCCGGCAGACTCGCGCAAGGATCCGGCCGCACGCCGCCGGGTGCTGAACGAGGTCGACCTCGCGATCCTGTGTCTGCCCGACGACGCCTCGCGCGAGGCGGCTGCCATGGCCGAGGGCGGCCCGACCCGCCTGCTCGATGCGTCCACCGCGTTCCGCACCCATCCGGACTGGGTCTATGGTTTCGCCGAGCTGGCACCCGGCCATGCCGAGCGCATCGCGGCTGCGAAGCGCGTTTCCAATCCCGGCTGCTATCCGACCGGGGGCATCGCGCTGCTGCGCCCGCTCGTCGAGGCCCAAGTGCTGGGCGACGATTATCCGGTCTCGGTCCATGCCACCTCGGGCTATTCCGGCGGCGGCAAGAAACTGATCGAATCCTACGAGAGCAATCCGCCGGGCGAGGACGCGAGCGCGCTCCGCTATTACGGCCTCAATCTCGAGCACAAGCACGTGCCGGAGCTGCAGGTGCACAGCCGCCTCGCCCACCGGCCGATCTTCCTGCCGTCAGTCGGCGCGTGGCGCCAGGGCATGCTGGTGGCCATACCGCTCCATCTCCGCGCACTGGCGAAGCCGGTGGCGGGCCCCGACCTGCACCGGATCCTCGACGACTACTATCGCGGCCAGCGCCTGGTGCGCGTGCTGCCGTACGTCGAGACGAGCAAGGGCAGCCTCGGCCATCTCGATATCGAGGTGCTGAACGGCACGGACATGCTGGAGTTGTTCGTGTTCGCCCATCCGGGCCACGGCCAGGCGACGCTGGTGGCACGCCTCGACAACCTCGGCAAGGGCGCCTCCGGCGCCGCGGTCCAGAACATGGACCTGATGCTGGGGCTGGCGCGGGCTTAG